From Vagococcus jeotgali, one genomic window encodes:
- a CDS encoding IS256 family transposase — protein MTHFTTEIMETLINKGDLDDLFRRHLELAINSLLQAELTAFLDYEKYDRAGFNSGNSRNGNYSRSFKTEYGELNLVIPRDRNGEFSQQTLPAYKRTNDSLETTIIQLFKKGITMSEISDLIEKMYGHYYTPQTISNMSKIVSEDVLAFKERTLEAKYSVIFMDATHIPLKRQTVSKEAVYIVIGIRLDGTKEVLGFTIAPTESAYVWKEILQDLKDRGLEEVLLVVTDGLSGIHDSIHSVYPNAQFQQCCVHISRNIAHKVRVSDRQEVCNDFKLVYQAASKEEAMNQISFMIDKWKKQYPRVVKLLLNPAILTFYNFPPSIRRTIYSTNLIEGFNKQLKKYTKRKEQFPNEESLERFLVSQFNEYNQKFLGRVHKGFKEIQDTLESMF, from the coding sequence ATGACTCATTTTACTACAGAAATAATGGAAACACTAATTAATAAAGGTGATTTAGATGATTTATTTCGTCGTCATTTAGAACTCGCTATCAACTCATTATTACAGGCTGAATTAACAGCGTTTCTTGACTACGAAAAGTATGATAGAGCTGGATTTAATTCAGGTAATTCCCGCAATGGGAATTACTCACGTTCATTTAAAACAGAATATGGAGAATTAAATTTGGTGATTCCTAGAGATAGAAATGGAGAATTTTCCCAACAAACATTACCAGCCTATAAAAGAACCAATGATTCCTTAGAAACTACTATTATTCAGCTATTTAAAAAAGGGATCACTATGTCTGAAATCTCTGATCTAATTGAAAAAATGTATGGTCATTATTACACACCACAAACTATTTCAAACATGAGTAAAATCGTATCTGAAGATGTTTTGGCTTTTAAAGAAAGAACTTTAGAAGCTAAATACTCAGTCATTTTTATGGATGCTACTCATATTCCTTTAAAGAGACAAACCGTATCAAAAGAAGCCGTTTATATTGTGATAGGCATTCGATTGGATGGAACCAAAGAGGTTCTAGGATTTACTATTGCTCCAACCGAATCTGCTTATGTTTGGAAAGAGATACTTCAAGATTTAAAAGATCGTGGTTTAGAAGAGGTTTTATTAGTTGTAACTGATGGTTTAAGTGGTATTCACGATAGTATCCATAGTGTCTATCCAAATGCTCAATTTCAACAATGTTGTGTCCATATCTCTAGAAATATTGCTCATAAGGTTCGTGTTAGTGATCGACAAGAAGTCTGTAATGATTTCAAATTGGTTTATCAAGCAGCTTCAAAAGAAGAAGCTATGAATCAAATAAGTTTTATGATAGATAAATGGAAAAAGCAGTATCCACGAGTAGTTAAATTACTCTTGAATCCTGCTATATTAACTTTCTATAACTTCCCACCATCAATCAGAAGAACTATCTACTCAACTAACTTGATTGAGGGATTTAATAAACAGTTAAAAAAATATACAAAGAGAAAAGAACAATTTCCTAATGAAGAATCTCTGGAGAGATTCCTTGTTTCTCAGTTCAATGAATATAACCAAAAATTTTTAGGCAGAGTACATAAAGGATTTAAGGAAATACAAGATACATTAGAATCAATGTTTTAA
- a CDS encoding pseudouridine synthase produces MERLQKVMANSGVASRRKSEELIQEGRVTVNGKKITELGVKVGRHDDIEVDGVPIYQEQPVYYAFYKPKNVISAVSDDKDRQVVTDYFYGVPERIFPVGRLDYDTTGLLLMTNDGEFSNMLTHPKHKIDKVYVAKVKGVVNNDSLKPLRKGIVIDGRKTAPAKFKILSVDHVKGTSIVELIIHEGRNHQVKKMFEAVGYPVLKLKREKVGSIDLLGLQPGDFRELTKKEISQLFVLASTDK; encoded by the coding sequence ATGGAAAGATTACAAAAAGTTATGGCAAATAGTGGGGTAGCCTCACGTCGAAAATCAGAAGAATTGATTCAAGAGGGCCGAGTAACGGTTAATGGAAAAAAAATCACAGAACTTGGTGTTAAAGTTGGTAGACATGATGATATTGAAGTTGATGGTGTACCGATTTACCAAGAACAACCAGTTTATTATGCTTTTTATAAACCGAAAAATGTCATTTCAGCAGTATCAGATGATAAAGATAGACAAGTTGTAACTGATTACTTTTACGGGGTTCCTGAGAGGATTTTCCCTGTAGGACGTCTGGACTATGATACAACAGGCTTATTATTAATGACAAATGATGGTGAATTTTCAAACATGTTAACTCATCCAAAACATAAAATCGATAAAGTTTATGTTGCAAAAGTGAAGGGTGTCGTTAATAATGATTCTCTTAAGCCACTGCGAAAAGGTATCGTTATTGATGGGCGAAAAACAGCACCAGCTAAGTTTAAAATTTTATCAGTAGATCATGTTAAAGGTACATCAATTGTTGAGTTAATTATTCACGAGGGAAGAAATCATCAAGTGAAGAAGATGTTTGAAGCTGTTGGTTACCCTGTATTGAAATTAAAACGTGAAAAAGTTGGATCAATTGATCTATTAGGTCTACAACCAGGAGACTTCAGAGAATTAACTAAAAAAGAAATTAGTCAATTATTTGTTTTAGCATCAACTGATAAATAA
- a CDS encoding segregation/condensation protein A, whose amino-acid sequence MKELNIKLENFEGPLDLLLHLIKTMEIDIYDIPISDITEQYMTYIHTMKEFDLEVAGEFIVMAATLMSIKSKMLLPQEMVEVDEDSEYETSDPREELVQQLLDYKKFKYAATLLKDKEAFRDDYYFKEAMNLSEYEQLNKPLEPNEVTTIDLFLAFHEVLNRQKDAKPVEASVQLEEYTINDRMDYVYAKVYNVKLSEGLEFDNLFETFTRHEIIMTFLAILELIKNHDIIVKQSTRHDKIKIYQKEG is encoded by the coding sequence ATGAAGGAATTAAATATAAAATTAGAGAATTTTGAAGGCCCACTTGATTTACTACTACACCTGATTAAAACTATGGAAATTGATATTTATGACATTCCAATTTCTGATATTACAGAGCAATATATGACGTACATTCATACTATGAAAGAATTTGATTTAGAAGTCGCTGGAGAATTTATTGTGATGGCCGCCACACTGATGTCAATTAAGAGTAAGATGTTACTTCCTCAAGAAATGGTAGAAGTAGATGAAGATAGTGAATATGAGACTAGTGATCCTCGTGAAGAGTTAGTTCAACAATTATTAGATTATAAAAAATTTAAGTATGCTGCTACTTTATTAAAAGATAAAGAAGCTTTTCGTGATGATTATTATTTTAAAGAAGCGATGAATTTATCTGAATATGAACAGCTAAATAAGCCGTTAGAGCCTAATGAAGTGACAACTATTGATCTGTTTTTAGCCTTTCATGAGGTCTTAAATAGGCAAAAAGATGCTAAACCTGTTGAAGCGAGTGTTCAATTGGAAGAGTATACTATTAATGATAGAATGGATTATGTATATGCTAAAGTTTATAATGTAAAACTTAGTGAAGGATTAGAATTTGATAACTTGTTTGAAACCTTTACAAGACATGAGATTATCATGACTTTTCTAGCTATATTAGAATTAATCAAAAATCATGATATTATCGTTAAACAATCAACTAGACATGATAAGATTAAGATTTACCAAAAAGAAGGATAG
- a CDS encoding HAMP domain-containing sensor histidine kinase translates to MRYLVQQMAAFFVIILTVLIIFGISFTSYTRRTITDSTYEQLEGYSNTIINNVAKQGWTLQQSLDTSLAILQNQQVAFNVLNPDLTVSYPAKFEGQSGANIISESELEILKQGRPVEKTIINKSISKSKHSTSLYVQPLFSSPNLELMGLLLVSKPNSSIDESVNSLTNDLFKGFILSTVIALLISYLLAKLQVNRIDRLKQATDQLALGNYDVHLEAKNNDELDELAHDFNQLAITLKNSDEEIKRQEERRRNFMADVAHEMRTPLTTINGLLEGLAYGAIPKDQEEKCLTLMQNETKRLIRLVNENLDYEKILNNQIKMVVQRFNATEVLDLVIEQLSAKAIDKDNKLVLLTEQPVYLYADYDRFVQVMVNIITNAIQFTENGTISVELIEKDKETSIHIKDTGIGMNEEQLKNIWDRYYKADPSRKNTEYGESGLGLSIVDQLVKLHGGHIEVDSKLGVGTTFKVSFPSTPSKEQEIKKDKQMG, encoded by the coding sequence ATGCGTTATCTGGTTCAACAAATGGCAGCATTTTTTGTCATTATTTTAACGGTTCTTATTATTTTTGGTATTTCTTTTACGTCATATACAAGAAGAACAATCACCGACTCCACCTACGAACAACTTGAGGGATATTCCAATACCATTATTAATAATGTGGCCAAACAAGGATGGACGCTGCAACAATCACTTGATACTTCCTTGGCTATTTTACAAAATCAACAGGTAGCATTTAATGTATTAAATCCCGACTTAACTGTTAGTTATCCAGCTAAATTTGAAGGCCAAAGCGGAGCTAATATTATTTCTGAAAGTGAGCTTGAGATATTAAAGCAAGGTCGCCCGGTAGAAAAAACAATTATTAATAAATCAATTTCAAAAAGCAAACATTCAACATCTTTATATGTACAACCATTGTTTTCTTCGCCAAATTTAGAACTCATGGGACTACTCCTTGTTTCAAAACCAAATAGTAGTATAGATGAGAGTGTTAATTCTTTAACTAATGACTTGTTTAAAGGTTTTATCTTATCAACGGTGATAGCATTATTGATTAGCTATCTATTGGCTAAATTACAAGTAAATCGAATAGATAGATTAAAACAAGCAACTGATCAATTAGCTCTTGGTAATTATGATGTTCACCTTGAAGCTAAAAATAATGATGAATTAGATGAGTTAGCACATGACTTCAATCAATTGGCTATTACTTTGAAAAATTCTGATGAGGAAATCAAACGACAAGAAGAAAGACGTCGAAACTTTATGGCTGATGTGGCTCACGAAATGCGAACCCCACTGACAACGATTAATGGGTTATTAGAAGGTCTAGCTTATGGTGCGATACCAAAAGATCAAGAAGAAAAGTGCTTAACTCTTATGCAAAATGAAACAAAACGCTTAATTCGTTTAGTAAATGAAAACTTGGATTATGAGAAAATTTTAAATAACCAAATTAAAATGGTTGTTCAACGTTTTAATGCTACAGAGGTTTTAGATTTAGTGATAGAGCAATTGTCTGCTAAAGCTATTGATAAAGATAATAAGTTAGTACTATTAACAGAACAGCCTGTTTATCTATATGCTGATTATGATCGTTTTGTCCAAGTGATGGTCAACATTATCACAAATGCCATACAATTTACGGAGAATGGTACAATATCAGTTGAGCTAATAGAAAAAGACAAAGAAACAAGCATTCATATTAAAGACACAGGTATTGGTATGAATGAGGAACAGCTTAAAAATATATGGGATCGTTACTACAAAGCAGATCCTTCAAGAAAGAACACTGAATACGGTGAGTCTGGTTTAGGTTTATCTATTGTAGATCAGTTAGTGAAACTACATGGTGGACATATAGAAGTTGATAGTAAGCTAGGCGTGGGAACCACATTTAAAGTCTCATTTCCTAGTACACCTAGCAAAGAACAGGAAATAAAAAAAGACAAACAAATGGGGTGA
- the fur gene encoding ferric iron uptake transcriptional regulator: MEQTAVALQKIKEQLHVANYKLTPQREAILLVLLENEKDHLSAEEIYMLVKLQNFDIGLATVYRTLEMLTELRILDKVNFNDGMARYDMRKDGAKHFHHHLLCVECGGIDEIEEDLLMEAETIVERDYAFKIMDHRLTFHGICHTCQMRHS; this comes from the coding sequence ATGGAACAAACAGCAGTTGCTTTACAAAAAATTAAAGAACAATTACATGTAGCCAATTATAAGTTAACACCACAAAGGGAAGCTATACTATTAGTTTTATTAGAAAATGAAAAAGATCATTTATCAGCTGAAGAGATTTATATGTTGGTTAAATTACAAAATTTTGATATAGGCTTAGCAACAGTCTACCGAACACTAGAAATGTTGACAGAGCTTAGAATACTGGATAAAGTTAATTTTAATGATGGTATGGCGCGTTATGATATGAGAAAAGACGGTGCGAAGCATTTTCATCATCATTTATTATGTGTTGAGTGTGGTGGTATTGATGAAATAGAAGAAGATTTATTAATGGAGGCAGAAACTATTGTTGAAAGGGATTATGCTTTTAAGATTATGGATCATCGTCTAACTTTTCATGGTATTTGTCACACTTGTCAAATGAGGCATTCTTAA
- a CDS encoding SdpI family protein, giving the protein MIFYVVGLIMIVIGLIYLVFPSKKRDSRYGYRTPRAKYSESTYDYAQKKASSLLLLIGGITFLVGVLLKKTNNLQYFILELFLIGIPIIMFFYLVERRLEGFNDALINQTKLNEQSKEEEDK; this is encoded by the coding sequence TTGATTTTTTATGTAGTTGGACTAATTATGATAGTTATAGGGTTGATATATTTAGTTTTCCCTTCGAAAAAAAGAGATAGTCGGTATGGTTACAGAACACCGAGGGCGAAATATTCTGAATCCACCTATGACTATGCACAAAAAAAAGCATCAAGTTTGTTGTTATTGATTGGTGGTATAACATTTTTAGTAGGAGTATTACTGAAAAAAACTAATAATCTTCAATATTTTATATTAGAGTTATTTTTAATTGGTATTCCAATTATTATGTTTTTTTATCTTGTGGAACGTCGATTAGAAGGATTTAATGATGCTCTAATTAACCAAACTAAGTTAAATGAGCAGTCAAAAGAGGAGGAAGACAAATGA
- the scpB gene encoding SMC-Scp complex subunit ScpB codes for MVLLKEIEALLFVVGEEGLTLDEMSHILDQSTSTVYDQLLVLREVLEQDENSGITILEVGDSFVLTTKKELSPLLKNFAQSAINQRLSQAALETLAIIAYRQPITRVEIEHIRGVQSSASIQKLVHRQLIQEKGRVDGPGRAIMYGTTPYFYDYFGLKTMADLPDINELEEEAEEIPTDLFFDAFKEQFDEIEKNKKKEDG; via the coding sequence ATGGTATTATTAAAAGAGATAGAAGCTTTATTATTTGTGGTAGGAGAAGAAGGCTTAACTTTAGATGAGATGAGTCATATCTTAGATCAATCAACTTCAACTGTTTATGACCAGTTATTAGTTTTAAGGGAAGTATTAGAGCAAGATGAAAACAGTGGTATCACCATTTTAGAAGTAGGGGATTCTTTTGTATTGACAACTAAGAAAGAGTTATCTCCCTTATTAAAAAACTTTGCACAATCAGCTATTAATCAGCGTTTGTCACAGGCAGCTTTAGAAACACTAGCTATTATAGCTTATAGACAACCTATCACTCGGGTTGAAATAGAACATATTAGAGGGGTCCAAAGTTCTGCTTCGATTCAAAAATTAGTACATAGACAATTGATTCAAGAAAAAGGACGGGTTGATGGACCGGGACGTGCGATAATGTACGGGACAACGCCTTATTTTTATGATTATTTTGGTTTGAAAACGATGGCAGATCTTCCAGACATTAATGAATTGGAAGAAGAAGCAGAAGAAATTCCAACAGATTTATTTTTTGATGCATTTAAAGAACAGTTTGATGAAATAGAAAAAAATAAGAAAAAAGAGGATGGATAA
- a CDS encoding IS30 family transposase encodes MVKIKNNTKTSSYKHLSLKERQLIEVWHNMGDSNREIGRRLGRHHQTISNELKRGTTTQIKENKKPKQLYFADTGQAKYIENRKRCGSKSKLVSAVDFINYACKQMIDFNWSPDAIVGFIKSLGTWDKPIVSTKTLYNYIDKGFLPVRNHHLKMKVRLSPKKKRSRQHKKALGKSIDERPSKIDSRQEFGHWEIDSVIGSKSKDDNALLTLVERKTRYMITVVLDDHTEESVSYAIKQLKYEFGRARFSSIFQSITADNGSEFSSLDDTLQQMTDIYFAHPYSSWERGTNERHNGLLRQFVPKGTPICHYSKQFIQLATEKVNLLPRKILDYRQPATLFLEEIQNLKIKTCW; translated from the coding sequence ATGGTGAAAATTAAGAATAACACAAAGACATCTAGTTATAAACATCTTTCCTTAAAGGAAAGGCAGCTTATTGAAGTTTGGCATAATATGGGAGACTCTAATAGAGAAATTGGTAGACGATTAGGCCGACACCATCAAACAATAAGTAATGAGCTTAAACGAGGAACGACCACGCAAATCAAAGAAAATAAGAAACCTAAACAACTCTATTTTGCTGATACGGGGCAAGCTAAATACATAGAAAACAGGAAACGCTGTGGTTCGAAATCTAAGCTAGTTAGTGCTGTTGATTTTATTAATTATGCTTGTAAACAAATGATAGACTTTAATTGGTCACCAGATGCAATTGTTGGCTTTATCAAGTCTTTAGGGACTTGGGATAAACCTATTGTTTCTACTAAGACACTTTATAATTATATTGATAAAGGATTTTTACCGGTCAGAAATCATCATCTCAAGATGAAAGTTAGACTATCACCTAAAAAGAAAAGAAGTCGTCAGCATAAAAAAGCTCTTGGAAAATCAATTGATGAACGACCTAGCAAAATTGATTCTAGACAAGAGTTTGGTCACTGGGAAATAGACAGTGTCATTGGTTCAAAATCTAAAGATGATAATGCTCTACTTACACTTGTTGAAAGAAAAACTCGCTACATGATTACTGTTGTTCTAGATGATCATACTGAAGAGTCTGTTAGTTACGCTATTAAACAGTTAAAATATGAGTTTGGAAGAGCCCGATTTAGTAGCATATTTCAATCGATTACTGCTGATAATGGCAGTGAATTTAGCTCACTTGATGATACTCTGCAACAAATGACTGATATCTACTTTGCTCACCCTTATTCATCTTGGGAACGAGGAACAAACGAAAGACATAATGGTTTATTACGGCAATTTGTTCCGAAAGGAACGCCTATCTGTCACTACTCAAAGCAGTTCATACAACTGGCTACTGAAAAAGTTAATCTTTTGCCGCGTAAAATTTTAGACTATAGACAACCAGCAACATTATTTTTAGAAGAAATTCAAAATCTAAAGATCAAAACATGTTGGTAA
- a CDS encoding DNA-3-methyladenine glycosylase I: protein MKRCSWAEKSSTEIHYHDTEWGRPSYDDDYLFEILLLETMQAGLSWATILSKREGFKEAYDQFDYRKIASYTENNFSELLQNPGIIRHKLKIQSTQSNAIAFLKIQEAYGSFSHYIWGFVDGRPIDNKWEKIEDVPSKTDLSDDISQDLKKKGFKFIGSTTIYSFLQAVGIVNDHMVDCFVREDR, encoded by the coding sequence ATGAAAAGATGCTCATGGGCTGAAAAATCAAGTACGGAGATACACTATCATGATACAGAGTGGGGAAGACCGTCATATGATGATGATTATTTATTTGAAATATTATTATTAGAGACCATGCAAGCTGGATTAAGTTGGGCTACTATATTAAGTAAACGAGAAGGATTTAAAGAAGCATATGATCAGTTTGATTACAGAAAAATAGCTAGCTATACTGAAAATAATTTTTCTGAGTTACTACAAAACCCAGGGATTATTCGGCATAAACTGAAAATACAATCAACACAATCTAATGCTATAGCTTTTTTAAAGATTCAAGAAGCATACGGATCATTTAGTCATTACATATGGGGATTTGTTGATGGAAGACCAATTGATAATAAATGGGAAAAGATAGAAGATGTCCCATCTAAGACAGACTTGTCAGATGATATTAGCCAAGATTTGAAGAAAAAAGGCTTTAAATTTATAGGGAGTACAACTATTTATTCTTTCCTACAAGCAGTAGGTATTGTGAATGATCATATGGTGGATTGTTTTGTAAGAGAAGATAGGTAA
- a CDS encoding response regulator transcription factor, translating into MKLLMIEDNESVSEMMKMFFLNEEWDVTFKYDGKEGLDAFLEEPSVWDMITLDLNLPTMDGVTVCREIRKVSSVVPIIMLTARDSESDQIIGLEMGADDYVTKPFSPITLIARIKALYRRSLLSEEGDGRSENSVDEEFDIVTDYFKINHKTREAYYQEELIEGLTPKEFDLLMTLAKKPRQVFSREKLLELVWDYQYFGDERTVDAHIKKLRQKIEKVGPQVIQTVWGVGYKFDDSGVKE; encoded by the coding sequence ATGAAGTTATTAATGATAGAAGATAATGAATCTGTTTCAGAAATGATGAAGATGTTTTTTTTAAATGAAGAATGGGATGTTACATTTAAATATGATGGTAAAGAAGGTCTAGATGCTTTTTTAGAAGAGCCGAGTGTTTGGGATATGATTACTCTAGATTTAAATTTACCAACTATGGACGGAGTCACTGTGTGTCGTGAAATTAGAAAAGTATCATCTGTTGTTCCAATCATTATGCTAACAGCAAGAGATTCTGAAAGTGATCAAATTATTGGTCTAGAAATGGGAGCAGATGATTACGTTACAAAACCATTTAGTCCAATTACTTTAATTGCAAGAATTAAAGCACTATATCGCCGATCATTGTTATCAGAAGAAGGGGATGGTAGATCTGAAAATAGTGTTGATGAAGAGTTTGATATTGTAACAGATTACTTTAAAATCAATCATAAAACTCGTGAAGCTTACTACCAAGAAGAATTGATAGAAGGTTTAACACCAAAAGAGTTTGATTTATTAATGACCTTAGCTAAAAAACCAAGACAAGTTTTCTCTAGAGAAAAGCTACTTGAACTTGTTTGGGATTACCAGTATTTTGGTGATGAACGAACAGTGGATGCGCATATTAAAAAATTACGTCAAAAAATTGAAAAAGTCGGTCCTCAAGTTATCCAAACTGTTTGGGGTGTGGGGTATAAATTTGATGACTCTGGAGTTAAGGAGTAA
- a CDS encoding CvfB family protein, translating into MKELIGTVWSGLIIDENDNVYFVQKNGITFHLAKSEGEHKIGDMVEGFGYENQKHQLTMTTKIPNIQQHKFGFATVVASRRDLGVFVDIGLPDKEVVVSLDELPEMKQLWPKQGDKLYVRLSVDEKDRLWANLADDMTFLAMSREATEAMMNQDIKGIVYRLKLVGTFIFTEEDHFIGFVHPSERYSEPRLGEVVNGRVIGVRPDGMLNISLKPRAHEVISSDAQMILTFLERSKDGVIPFSDKSTPEEIQATFAISKGQFKRALGSLLKAKKIKQENGQTILLTGSEEV; encoded by the coding sequence ATGAAAGAATTGATTGGAACTGTATGGAGTGGCTTGATTATCGATGAAAATGATAATGTTTATTTTGTACAAAAAAATGGGATAACATTTCACTTAGCCAAAAGTGAAGGGGAACATAAAATTGGAGATATGGTAGAAGGTTTTGGTTATGAAAATCAAAAACACCAATTAACTATGACAACAAAAATCCCTAATATTCAACAGCATAAATTTGGATTTGCCACAGTTGTTGCTTCAAGACGTGATTTAGGGGTATTTGTTGACATTGGTTTACCTGACAAGGAAGTTGTTGTTTCTCTTGATGAGTTACCAGAAATGAAACAATTATGGCCTAAGCAAGGTGATAAATTATACGTGAGATTATCTGTAGATGAAAAAGATAGACTATGGGCTAATTTAGCTGATGACATGACATTTTTAGCTATGTCAAGAGAAGCGACAGAAGCTATGATGAATCAAGATATTAAAGGGATTGTTTATCGTTTAAAACTAGTTGGCACATTTATTTTTACAGAAGAAGACCATTTTATTGGTTTTGTTCATCCTTCAGAACGCTATAGTGAACCAAGATTGGGTGAGGTAGTTAATGGCCGAGTTATTGGGGTTAGGCCAGATGGGATGTTAAATATTTCTTTAAAACCTAGAGCACATGAAGTTATCTCTTCTGATGCTCAGATGATTTTAACATTTTTAGAAAGATCAAAAGATGGTGTGATTCCTTTTTCAGATAAGTCGACACCAGAAGAAATTCAAGCAACTTTTGCCATTAGTAAGGGACAATTTAAACGAGCTCTTGGTTCATTACTAAAAGCTAAAAAAATCAAGCAAGAAAATGGTCAGACTATTCTTTTAACAGGCAGTGAGGAAGTCTAA
- a CDS encoding ECF transporter S component → MRTNKTEKIVTLSLLSAIAYLLMLFEIPILPMFGWLKLDFSDIPVLIATFLYGPFSAIIVAFIRSTLHFITSGGNIASLIGDSTGFIASVLYMYPVYLFMKKRKSNTNLIVGLLTGTILLTVFMSIANYFIITPFYLNVLGMDFGMSIKTMVLYGIVPFNLMKGTIVGAAFFVVYKSIMPVLERRIAK, encoded by the coding sequence ATGAGAACAAATAAAACAGAAAAAATAGTGACACTGTCGCTGCTTTCAGCAATAGCATACTTATTAATGCTATTTGAGATTCCCATTTTACCTATGTTTGGTTGGTTAAAACTAGATTTTAGCGATATACCAGTGTTAATTGCTACATTTTTATATGGACCATTTAGTGCCATTATTGTGGCATTTATCAGGTCAACATTACATTTTATAACAAGTGGTGGTAATATAGCTAGTCTGATTGGCGACTCGACGGGGTTTATAGCATCTGTTTTGTATATGTATCCAGTCTATCTATTTATGAAAAAAAGAAAGTCAAATACGAATTTAATCGTTGGTCTACTGACTGGTACCATTTTACTAACCGTTTTTATGTCGATTGCTAATTACTTCATCATTACACCATTTTACTTAAATGTTTTGGGTATGGATTTTGGTATGTCGATTAAAACAATGGTATTGTATGGGATTGTACCCTTTAACTTAATGAAAGGGACAATTGTAGGAGCTGCTTTCTTTGTTGTTTATAAAAGCATCATGCCTGTTTTGGAGAGAAGAATTGCCAAATAG
- the xerD gene encoding site-specific tyrosine recombinase XerD: MDNYIEEYLHYLKIDRGLSHNTIISYERDLKQYKMFLENKEINSLNDIDRFIVMDFLESLKEQGKSSASIIRMISTLRKYHLFVRQERYVDHDPMTYIDTPKKQQSLPKSLSLEEVEKIIEAPDVTNELGIRDRAILEVMYATGLRVTELISLKLDDLHLSLGLLKTIGKGDKERIVPLGDQAIYWINRYLEYSRAALVTKNKKETVNEVFLNYQGKKFTRQGIWKNLKIYVVQAGIDKDVTPHTLRHSFATHLLENGADLRVVQELLGHADISTTQIYTHISKQRLTDVYQEYFPRS; encoded by the coding sequence ATGGATAATTATATTGAGGAGTATTTACATTATTTAAAGATTGACCGAGGTTTGTCTCATAATACCATCATCAGCTATGAAAGAGATTTAAAACAATATAAAATGTTTTTAGAAAATAAGGAAATAAACTCTTTAAATGATATTGATCGATTTATTGTGATGGATTTTTTAGAAAGTTTGAAAGAACAAGGAAAATCATCTGCTAGTATTATTAGAATGATATCAACCCTTCGAAAATATCATTTGTTTGTGAGACAAGAAAGGTATGTGGATCATGATCCTATGACTTACATTGATACTCCTAAAAAACAACAGTCGTTACCGAAATCTCTTAGTTTAGAAGAAGTGGAAAAAATAATCGAAGCTCCTGACGTTACTAATGAGCTAGGTATTAGAGATAGAGCTATTTTAGAGGTCATGTATGCTACTGGACTTCGGGTAACTGAGTTAATCTCTTTAAAGTTAGATGACTTACACTTATCCCTAGGTCTTCTAAAAACTATAGGTAAAGGGGACAAAGAGCGAATAGTTCCATTAGGTGATCAGGCCATCTACTGGATAAATAGATATTTGGAGTACTCAAGAGCCGCTCTTGTTACTAAAAATAAAAAAGAAACAGTTAATGAAGTATTTTTAAATTATCAAGGAAAAAAATTTACAAGACAAGGTATTTGGAAAAATTTAAAAATTTATGTGGTGCAGGCAGGTATTGATAAAGACGTGACACCTCACACCCTAAGACATAGTTTTGCAACTCACTTATTAGAAAATGGGGCTGACTTGAGAGTAGTCCAAGAATTATTAGGCCATGCTGATATTTCAACCACACAAATTTATACACATATTAGTAAACAGAGACTGACTGATGTATATCAAGAATACTTCCCAAGATCTTAA